From Calonectris borealis chromosome 7, bCalBor7.hap1.2, whole genome shotgun sequence, one genomic window encodes:
- the TLX1 gene encoding T-cell leukemia homeobox protein 1: MEHLGAHHLHQGQAEPISFGIDQILNTSEPGSCMVSHPRLQDSADYGLGCIVGSAYNTVTGGYGASGGAAGAYTGTSCSMGGLPGSYNVNMAVSMNGNTLSSAGGVIRVPAHRPVAGGVHQPLSAAVPAVNGMNSLTGLTFPWMESNRRYTKDRFTGHPYQNRTPPKKKKPRTSFTRLQICELEKRFHRQKYLASAERAALAKALKMTDAQVKTWFQNRRTKWRRQTAEEREAERQQANRILMQLQQEAFQKTINQPIQADPICVHNSSLFALQNLQPWSDDSTKITSVTTVASACE; this comes from the exons ATGGAGCACCTCGGGGCTCATCACCTGCACCAAGGCCAAGCCGAGCCCATCAGCTTCGGCATCGACCAGATCCTCAACACGTCGGAGCCGGGCAGCTGCATGGTCTCGCACCCGCGGCTGCAGGACTCGGCGGACTACGGGCTGGGCTGCATCGTGGGCAGCGCCTACAACACGGTCACGGGTGGCTacggggcgagcggcggcgcggccggcgccTACACCGGCACCTCCTGCAGCATGGGCGGCCTGCCCGGCTCCTACAACGTGAATATGGCGGTGAGCATGAACGGCAACACCTTGAGCTCGGCCGGGGGGGTGATCCGCGTCCCGGCCCATCGCCCGGTGGCCGGCGGCGTGCACCAGCCCCTCTCCGCCGCCGTGCCGGCGGTGAATGGCATGAACAGTCTTACGGGGCTCACCTTCCCCTGGATGGAGAGCAACAGGCGGTACACAAAAGACAGGTTCACAG GTCACCCCTACCAGAACCGCACGCCCCCCAAGAAGAAGAAGCCGCGCACCTCCTTCACCCGCCTGCAGATCTGCGAGCTGGAGAAGCGCTTCCACCGGCAGAAGTACCTGGCCTCGGCCGAGCGCGCTGCCCTGGCCAAGGCCCTCAAGATGACGGACGCCCAGGTGAAGACCTGGTTCCAGAACCGGCGCACCAAGTggag GAGGCAGACGGCGGAGGAGCGGGAGGCCGAGCGGCAGCAAGCGAACCGCATCCtcatgcagctgcagcaggaggccTTCCAAAAAACCATCAACCAGCCCATCCAAGCCGACCCCATCTGCGTCCACAACTCCTCTCTCTTTGCCCTCCAGAATCTCCAGCCTTGGTCTGATGACTCCACCAAGATCACCAGTGTCACCACCGTCGCCTCTGCTTGTGAATAA